Proteins encoded in a region of the Corynebacterium breve genome:
- the dnaE gene encoding DNA polymerase III subunit alpha codes for MAKNSSFVHLHNHTEFSMLDGMCKVDMLADEVSRQGMTAVGMTDHGNMFGSDAFYRAMTAADIKPIIGIEAYLAPESRLNKKRVLWGTPDQKRDDVSASGAYLHQTMIAENVTGLRNLFKLSSLASYEGQLGKWPRMDAELIAEHADGIIATTGCPSGDVQTRLRLGQYDEALEAAAMWQDIYGRDNFFLELMDHGLSIEKRVRDDLLRIGKALDLPPVVTNDCHYVLESQAPAHEAMLCVQTGKTLLDPDRFKFDGTGYYIKPAEQMRELWDDDVPDACDNTLWIAERVSDYGEIWEEHTHDRMPIADVPEGYTPTTWLHHEVMDGLRDRFDGAEVPQDYLDRAEYEIEVIDGKGYPSYFLIVAEIIKHARSIGIRVGPGRGSAAGSLVAYALTITNIDPMEHGLLFERFLNPERPSAPDIDIDFDDRRRGEMITYAAERWGEDKIAQVITFGTVKTKQALKDAAKVNFGQPGFSMADRINAALPPAIMAKDIPLSGITDPEHPRYGEATEVRNMIETDPDVAKIYETARGLEGVVRQAGVHACAVIMASVPLMEHIPMWKRPADGAIITGWDYPACESIGLLKMDFLGLRNLTVLGDAVENIKKNRDELIDLEALETNDPAVYELLGRGDTLGVFQLDGGGMQELLKRMKPTGFNDIVASLALYRPGPMGVNAHWDYADRKNGRKPITPIHPELEEPLKEILDETYGLIVYQEQIMEISRKLADYTAGEADGFRKAMGKKKPEVLAKEYEKFSGGMFNNGYSKEAVDALWGTIEPFASYAFNKSHAAGYALVSYWTAYLKANYAAEYMAALLTSVGDKKDKSAIYLSDCRHLGIRVLQPDINESEQDFMAVGEDIRYGLAAIRNVGREVVESIKESRRTKGDFSNFSDYLDKIDLLPCNKRITESLIKAGAFDSLGHSRKGLMLVQEDAVDSVLTTKKAADKGQFDLFAGFGGDDSAASSAFTIEVPEEEWDRKHKLTLEREMLGMYVSGHPLDGYEEALDAQTDTSLPRILSGELRHGTEVTIAGIISSVDKRYSKKDGSPWAIVTLEDHHGAQVEVLLFNKVFAMYGSLIAEDNIVVIKAHITIRDDRMSVFGDGVHAPDLGPGNGAGLPLRLTMRTDQCTMENIAKLKNVLANNPGDTDVYLNLIHGDQSQLMVLGDHLRVERSGSLMGDLKATMGAGILG; via the coding sequence ATGGCCAAAAACTCGTCGTTCGTCCACCTGCACAATCACACCGAATTTTCCATGCTTGATGGAATGTGCAAGGTGGATATGCTTGCCGACGAAGTCTCCCGCCAGGGTATGACCGCGGTGGGAATGACAGATCACGGCAATATGTTCGGCTCCGATGCGTTCTACCGCGCGATGACAGCAGCAGATATCAAGCCGATCATCGGTATCGAGGCGTATCTTGCCCCGGAATCGCGACTCAACAAAAAGCGTGTTTTGTGGGGCACCCCGGATCAGAAGCGTGATGACGTGTCCGCCTCCGGCGCGTACTTGCACCAGACCATGATCGCGGAAAATGTGACAGGCCTGCGCAACCTGTTCAAGCTTTCGTCGCTGGCGTCGTATGAAGGTCAGCTGGGTAAGTGGCCTCGCATGGATGCGGAGCTGATCGCAGAACACGCTGACGGCATTATCGCCACCACCGGGTGCCCATCCGGTGACGTGCAGACCCGCCTGCGCCTAGGCCAGTACGACGAGGCGCTGGAGGCGGCGGCGATGTGGCAGGACATTTACGGTCGCGACAACTTCTTCCTGGAGCTCATGGACCATGGCCTGTCCATTGAGAAGCGCGTGCGTGATGACCTGCTGCGTATCGGCAAGGCGCTGGACCTGCCGCCGGTGGTGACCAACGATTGCCACTACGTGCTGGAATCCCAGGCACCGGCGCACGAGGCCATGCTGTGCGTGCAGACCGGCAAGACGCTTTTGGATCCTGACCGTTTCAAATTCGACGGTACCGGCTACTACATCAAGCCTGCTGAGCAAATGCGTGAGCTGTGGGACGATGATGTGCCCGACGCTTGTGACAACACCCTGTGGATCGCTGAGCGCGTCAGCGACTACGGCGAGATCTGGGAAGAGCACACACACGACCGCATGCCGATTGCGGACGTTCCAGAGGGGTACACACCAACGACCTGGTTGCATCACGAGGTTATGGACGGCCTACGCGATCGATTCGACGGTGCCGAGGTTCCGCAGGATTACCTCGACCGTGCGGAATACGAGATTGAAGTTATTGATGGAAAGGGCTATCCGTCCTACTTCCTCATCGTCGCAGAGATCATCAAGCACGCCCGTTCTATCGGTATCCGCGTCGGACCTGGTCGTGGTTCTGCGGCAGGTTCTCTGGTTGCATATGCGCTAACGATCACCAACATTGACCCGATGGAGCACGGTCTTCTCTTCGAGAGGTTCTTGAACCCAGAACGACCATCCGCACCCGATATCGATATCGACTTTGACGATCGTCGCCGTGGCGAGATGATCACCTATGCCGCCGAGCGTTGGGGTGAAGACAAAATCGCCCAGGTGATCACGTTCGGTACCGTGAAGACAAAGCAGGCGCTGAAGGACGCTGCGAAGGTGAACTTTGGGCAACCTGGATTCTCGATGGCTGACCGAATCAACGCCGCGCTGCCGCCCGCGATCATGGCAAAAGATATTCCGTTGTCGGGTATCACCGACCCTGAGCATCCGCGCTACGGTGAAGCCACCGAAGTGCGCAACATGATCGAAACCGATCCCGACGTGGCGAAGATCTACGAGACAGCACGTGGCCTCGAAGGCGTTGTCCGTCAGGCGGGCGTCCATGCCTGTGCGGTGATTATGGCATCGGTACCTTTGATGGAACACATCCCGATGTGGAAGCGCCCTGCCGACGGTGCGATTATCACTGGCTGGGATTACCCGGCGTGTGAGTCTATTGGCCTTTTGAAGATGGACTTCCTTGGTCTGCGCAACCTCACCGTGCTGGGTGATGCGGTGGAGAATATCAAGAAGAACCGTGATGAACTCATTGACCTAGAAGCGTTGGAAACCAACGACCCTGCGGTATACGAATTGCTTGGTCGCGGCGATACCTTGGGCGTGTTCCAGCTCGACGGTGGTGGCATGCAAGAGCTGCTCAAGCGAATGAAACCAACCGGCTTTAACGATATCGTCGCGTCGTTGGCGCTCTACCGACCAGGCCCGATGGGTGTCAATGCTCACTGGGACTATGCAGACCGCAAAAACGGGCGTAAGCCGATTACTCCGATTCACCCTGAGCTGGAAGAGCCGCTGAAGGAAATCCTGGATGAGACCTACGGTCTGATCGTGTACCAGGAGCAGATCATGGAGATCTCCCGAAAGCTCGCTGACTACACCGCTGGTGAAGCAGACGGCTTTCGAAAGGCGATGGGTAAGAAGAAGCCGGAAGTACTGGCAAAGGAATATGAGAAGTTCTCGGGCGGCATGTTCAACAACGGCTACTCCAAGGAGGCCGTTGACGCGCTGTGGGGCACAATCGAGCCGTTCGCTTCCTACGCGTTTAACAAGTCCCACGCTGCGGGCTACGCGCTGGTCTCGTACTGGACGGCGTATCTCAAGGCGAACTATGCCGCTGAGTACATGGCAGCACTCTTGACCTCGGTGGGTGACAAGAAGGACAAGTCCGCGATCTACTTGTCTGACTGCCGTCACCTAGGAATCCGCGTGCTCCAGCCGGATATCAACGAGTCCGAGCAGGACTTTATGGCTGTAGGCGAAGACATCCGCTATGGTCTGGCCGCGATCCGCAACGTCGGCCGAGAGGTTGTCGAATCTATCAAGGAATCCCGCCGCACCAAAGGAGACTTCTCCAACTTCTCGGACTACCTAGACAAGATTGACCTCCTCCCATGCAACAAGCGCATCACGGAATCACTGATCAAGGCGGGCGCCTTTGACTCGCTGGGCCACTCCCGCAAGGGGCTCATGCTAGTGCAAGAGGACGCCGTCGATTCGGTGCTCACCACCAAGAAAGCAGCGGACAAGGGCCAGTTCGATCTCTTCGCGGGCTTCGGCGGTGACGATTCCGCAGCCAGCTCAGCCTTCACCATCGAGGTGCCCGAGGAAGAATGGGACCGCAAACACAAGCTCACCCTCGAACGCGAGATGCTGGGCATGTACGTTTCCGGTCACCCGTTGGACGGCTACGAGGAGGCCCTCGATGCCCAGACCGACACTTCTCTGCCTCGAATTCTGTCCGGTGAACTCCGCCACGGCACCGAAGTGACCATCGCGGGCATCATTTCCTCTGTGGACAAACGCTATTCCAAGAAGGACGGTTCGCCGTGGGCAATCGTTACCTTGGAAGACCACCACGGAGCGCAGGTTGAGGTGTTGCTGTTTAACAAGGTCTTCGCGATGTACGGCAGTCTCATCGCTGAGGACAATATCGTCGTCATCAAGGCGCACATCACGATCCGCGACGACCGCATGAGTGTTTTCGGCGACGGCGTTCACGCGCCAGATCTTGGCCCCGGTAACGGTGCAGGACTTCCGCTTCGTCTGACGATGCGCACCGATCAGTGCACCATGGAAAACATTGCGAAATTGAAGAACGTGCTGGCAAATAATCCAGGTGACACCGATGTCTACCTCAACTTGATCCATGGCGATCAGTCACAACTAATGGTCCTTGGCGACCACCTCCGCGTCGAGCGTTCGGGCAGCCTTATGGGCGATCTGAAGGCGACTATGGGAGCCGGAATTCTGGGCTAA
- a CDS encoding RluA family pseudouridine synthase, with translation MRVDAAVAKLFGVSRTIAAELAADGEVLVDGNEVTKSERLADGQQIEVTLPEPKGPPMPKEELVPGLDIIYSDRDVIALNKPVGVAAHPTVGWEGPTVVGGLAAAGVRVSTSGPPERKGIVQRLDVGTSGIMVVAASELGYSVLKKAFKDRTVQKTYHALVQGLPDPIEGTVDAPIGRHPSSGWKFAVTSDGKPAVTHYKVLEAFREASLIEVHLETGRTHQIRVHMSALGHPCCGDPMYGSDPNLAKKLGLNRQWLHATRLGFEHPRTGVWMEVESPYPADLQHALDVMRG, from the coding sequence TGCGCGTAGACGCGGCCGTGGCGAAGCTTTTCGGAGTGTCCAGAACAATCGCTGCCGAGCTCGCAGCCGATGGTGAGGTGTTAGTTGACGGCAACGAAGTAACTAAGTCCGAACGCCTCGCCGACGGTCAACAGATTGAGGTCACACTTCCGGAACCCAAGGGCCCACCGATGCCCAAAGAAGAACTTGTTCCGGGATTGGACATTATTTATTCCGATCGTGACGTGATTGCGCTGAATAAGCCCGTTGGCGTTGCAGCACATCCAACGGTGGGCTGGGAGGGGCCGACAGTTGTCGGTGGCCTAGCCGCTGCTGGCGTCAGGGTTTCTACCTCTGGACCTCCAGAGCGAAAAGGCATTGTGCAACGTTTGGACGTGGGCACCTCTGGCATCATGGTCGTTGCTGCTAGTGAGCTGGGCTACTCGGTGCTGAAGAAGGCGTTTAAAGACCGCACCGTGCAAAAGACCTATCACGCGCTGGTTCAAGGACTCCCGGATCCGATTGAGGGCACGGTTGATGCGCCGATTGGCAGGCATCCTTCGTCGGGCTGGAAATTTGCCGTGACCTCTGACGGCAAGCCCGCCGTGACGCATTACAAGGTACTCGAGGCTTTTCGCGAAGCGAGTCTGATCGAGGTCCACCTAGAAACCGGCCGCACTCACCAAATCCGAGTGCACATGTCGGCCCTGGGGCATCCATGCTGCGGTGATCCGATGTACGGCTCAGATCCGAACCTGGCGAAGAAACTCGGGCTCAATCGTCAGTGGCTGCATGCGACGCGCCTGGGCTTTGAACATCCACGGACAGGGGTATGGATGGAAGTGGAAAGCCCATATCCGGCCGATTTACAGCATGCACTTGACGTGATGCGGGGATGA
- the rarD gene encoding EamA family transporter RarD: MIYGFLAYLIWGFFPAFFPLLKPAGAVEILSHRIVWTAVLMCIVLTVRKGWSELRRADARTWGLLVLAGFLISSNWGIYVIAVNSGHVADAALGYFINPLFSVLLGVVFLRERLRHLQVFAVGIAAVGVIWLLVFSEQPPVLALGMTITFGIYGLVKKQVKVSAQASVAAETLTMLPLALGYLTWLESSGQGTFFSEGPTHTGLMVLSGAITAAPLILYGMGAKHMNLTTIGMLQYITPTMQMLWAVFVMQEYLSTSRWVGFTIIWIAVILYLWDILHRRKKMARASA, translated from the coding sequence GTGATCTATGGATTTCTGGCTTATCTAATCTGGGGTTTCTTCCCAGCGTTCTTCCCCCTGCTTAAACCAGCAGGCGCCGTGGAGATCCTTTCACACCGCATCGTGTGGACCGCGGTACTGATGTGCATCGTGCTTACCGTGCGCAAGGGCTGGTCCGAGCTGCGCCGTGCCGACGCAAGAACCTGGGGACTCCTGGTCCTTGCGGGCTTCTTGATTTCCTCCAACTGGGGAATCTACGTCATCGCTGTGAACTCAGGGCACGTCGCCGATGCTGCTTTGGGATACTTCATCAACCCACTATTCTCCGTGCTGCTGGGCGTGGTGTTCCTCCGCGAACGCCTGCGCCACCTGCAAGTGTTCGCCGTGGGTATCGCCGCCGTGGGGGTCATCTGGCTCCTTGTATTCTCCGAGCAGCCCCCAGTGTTGGCGCTTGGCATGACCATCACTTTCGGCATTTACGGCCTGGTTAAGAAACAGGTCAAGGTTTCCGCACAAGCATCCGTCGCCGCCGAAACACTTACCATGCTTCCCCTTGCTTTGGGCTACCTAACGTGGCTTGAATCCTCCGGTCAGGGAACCTTCTTCAGCGAAGGCCCCACCCACACCGGTCTCATGGTTCTGTCCGGCGCGATCACCGCCGCGCCACTGATTCTCTACGGCATGGGTGCCAAGCACATGAACCTTACGACCATCGGCATGTTGCAGTACATCACGCCAACCATGCAGATGCTATGGGCTGTGTTCGTCATGCAAGAATACTTGTCGACGAGCCGCTGGGTCGGATTCACCATCATCTGGATCGCGGTGATCTTGTATCTTTGGGACATCCTGCACCGGAGGAAGAAGATGGCGCGGGCCAGCGCCTAA